GCGTGCAGCGACGCATCGGCATGGATGCGCACCACGCCCGGCCCGCCCGTGGGCGAGGCCACGAGCCGCAGCCGGCCGCGCTTGTCCGCCTCGGGCACGCTCACCTGCTCGTAGCTCGGCGCGATGCCGCGCACGTCGGGCTCGATCCAGATCTGCAGGAAATGCGTGGCCTGGCCCTGGGCGTGGTTGAACTCGCTGTGCATCACGCCCGTGCCCGCGCTCATGCGCTGCACGTCGCCCGGCGGTATGCCCTTCACGTTGCCCATGCTGTCCTGGTGCGCCAGCTCGCCCGAGAGCACGTAGCTGATGATCTCCATGTCGCGGTGGCCGTGCGTGCCGAAGCCCGTGCCGGGGGCGATGCGGTCCTCGTTGATGACGCGCAGGTTGCCCCAGCCCATGTGGCGCGGGTCGTAGTAGCCCGCGAACGAGAAGCTGTGGTACGAGTTGAGCCAGCCATGGTCGGCGTGGCCGCGGTCCTGCGATTTGCGGATGGTCAGCATGAGGCGCTCCTTCGAATGTCGTTCGCGCCAATGTAGGCCCGCACCGGCGCTTGCGGGAGCTGCGGGCTTGAAGGCATCATTCAAACCAATTGAACAAGAAATAGCTGGACCATGCAAAACACCCGCGATGCGCTGACCCCGGACAACCTTGCCATGCTGCAGGCCATCGCCGAG
This region of Alicycliphilus denitrificans K601 genomic DNA includes:
- a CDS encoding pirin family protein, translating into MLTIRKSQDRGHADHGWLNSYHSFSFAGYYDPRHMGWGNLRVINEDRIAPGTGFGTHGHRDMEIISYVLSGELAHQDSMGNVKGIPPGDVQRMSAGTGVMHSEFNHAQGQATHFLQIWIEPDVRGIAPSYEQVSVPEADKRGRLRLVASPTGGPGVVRIHADASLHAGLFDGAECATLALEPRRKAYVHLVRGALQVNGMPLQGGDAALLEGEAQLRLDGGRDAEVLVFDLAP